The Deltaproteobacteria bacterium genomic interval CGGCGGGCGAGGCGTGAGCAGCGCCGGAGCCGAGGCCGGGGGGAGGGGGCTCTACGCCCGGGGCAAGCGCTTCCTGGTCGAGGGGGTCGGCGACAGCTTCGACGGCCTCGACCTCGGCGCCTTCGTGATCGTCGCGGTGGGCTGCGCCGGGCTCCTGCTCTCGCGCTACCACGGCACCGTCGGCGCCTACCACCGCTACTTCCGCGGGGCGTTCCGCGACTGGCCCCTGGAGCCGGTCTACGACCACGTCTACTGGTTCGCCGCCTCCTTCGTCTGCTACGGCCTGCTGCCCTTCCTGGTCGTGGTGCTCCTGAAGAGCGAGAAGCTCTCGGAGTACGGGCTGGGGCTGGGCGACTGGCGCCTGGGCCTGAAGGTCTCGGGCTTCTTCTTCGTGATCATGGTGCCGCTGGTCCTCTACTTCGCCCAGACGGACGCCTTCCGCCTCACCTACCCC includes:
- a CDS encoding CPBP family intramembrane metalloprotease; this encodes MSSAGAEAGGRGLYARGKRFLVEGVGDSFDGLDLGAFVIVAVGCAGLLLSRYHGTVGAYHRYFRGAFRDWPLEPVYDHVYWFAASFVCYGLLPFLVVVLLKSEKLSEYGLGLGDWRLGLKVSGFFFVIMVPLVLYFAQTDAFRLTYPLDRDAVRSWSHFWLYEPGYWFYFVAWEFLFRGYLLFGLHKRMGNHAIWVQLMPFVLMHTGKPEVEAFASIIAGVALCVLALRTRSFWWGAFLHAAVAGFMDLTCALARIKS